In a genomic window of Flavobacteriales bacterium:
- the kdsB gene encoding 3-deoxy-manno-octulosonate cytidylyltransferase, giving the protein MRILGVVPARYASTRLPGKPLVDIGGTSMVMRVVEQARRSSSLDRVIVATDDARVLEHVAAQGGECVMTSSDHPSGTDRCFEALTIAGRDRYDAVVNIQGDEPFIVPQQIDELCLALRQAPSGIATLAQVVSDERDLDDPGEVLITTDVNMDALYFSRATIPFLRETGPGPRHARFRYLKHVGLYGFSAEVLEQLVKLAPSSLEKAEALEQLRWVENGYRVRIGLTEHPSFCVDTPADLEEARRRASDFQKD; this is encoded by the coding sequence ATGCGCATCCTCGGCGTGGTCCCCGCACGCTATGCCAGCACGCGCCTGCCGGGCAAGCCGCTGGTCGATATCGGCGGGACCAGCATGGTGATGCGCGTGGTGGAGCAGGCGCGGCGCTCCTCTTCACTCGACCGGGTGATCGTGGCCACCGATGATGCGCGCGTGCTCGAGCATGTGGCGGCGCAGGGCGGTGAATGCGTGATGACCTCATCGGACCATCCGAGCGGCACCGACCGGTGCTTTGAGGCGCTCACCATCGCCGGTCGGGACCGCTACGATGCCGTGGTGAACATCCAAGGCGATGAGCCCTTCATCGTTCCGCAGCAGATCGATGAGCTGTGCCTGGCGCTGCGCCAGGCCCCGAGCGGGATCGCCACGCTCGCGCAAGTGGTCTCCGATGAACGCGACCTCGATGACCCCGGCGAAGTGCTGATCACGACCGACGTGAACATGGACGCGCTTTACTTCAGCCGGGCGACAATCCCATTCCTTCGAGAGACTGGTCCCGGACCCCGGCATGCACGTTTCCGATACCTGAAGCACGTAGGCCTTTATGGATTCAGCGCCGAGGTGCTCGAGCAATTGGTGAAGCTCGCGCCGTCATCCCTGGAGAAGGCCGAAGCCTTGGAGCAATTGCGCTGGGTAGAGAACGGTTACAGGGTCCGCATCGGCCTCACGGAGCATCCTTCGTTCTGCGTGGATACCCCCGCCGATCTGGAAGAAGCGCGGCGCAGGGCCAGTGACTTCCAGAAGGATTGA
- a CDS encoding CopD family protein, producing the protein MPEQAPVLLPLLKLLHLLALIAWFAAAFHLARLYNTHRAALKLWEPERGLLHARFTLLERRVLYGLAWPALILLVVFGVWQLVQMPALLKSPFMHLKLGLVALLVVYQLLIHRVQVRLQSASLNWSGPGLWLFGQGAWALLVALLATMVFRDRLSWTWGALGLLVLGAVIGYAVMKMRGSASTEQASGAKDQGSL; encoded by the coding sequence ATGCCCGAACAAGCCCCCGTCCTGCTGCCCTTGCTCAAGCTGTTGCACCTGCTCGCGCTGATCGCCTGGTTCGCGGCGGCCTTCCATCTCGCGCGCTTGTACAATACGCACCGCGCGGCCTTGAAGCTCTGGGAGCCGGAGCGCGGATTGCTCCATGCACGGTTCACGCTCCTGGAGCGCCGCGTGCTGTATGGCCTGGCTTGGCCCGCGTTGATCCTGTTGGTCGTATTCGGAGTCTGGCAACTGGTGCAGATGCCGGCGCTGCTCAAATCGCCCTTCATGCACCTGAAGCTGGGCCTGGTGGCGCTGCTGGTGGTGTACCAGTTGCTCATCCATCGCGTGCAGGTGCGCCTGCAAAGCGCATCGCTCAACTGGTCAGGACCGGGACTGTGGTTGTTCGGGCAGGGCGCGTGGGCATTGCTGGTGGCATTGCTGGCCACCATGGTGTTCCGCGATCGGCTCAGCTGGACCTGGGGCGCTTTGGGCCTGCTGGTGCTGGGCGCCGTGATCGGCTATGCGGTGATGAAGATGCGCGGCTCCGCTTCAACGGAGCAGGCATCCGGCGCGAAGGATCAGGGCAGCTTGTAG
- a CDS encoding flavodoxin-dependent (E)-4-hydroxy-3-methylbut-2-enyl-diphosphate synthase: MNRASRPISDSYSETTHVVLPNDTYNAHGMAEQRRLFFGLMVQECPAPVIVERAYGDISNDALVLECSTDIDPLLIDGLVDGIFIADEKGGREDLVRRTAFGILQATRTSKTEYISCPSCGRTLFDLQETTAKTRARTSHLKGVKIGIMGSIVNGPGEMADADFGCVGTGNGVITLYRDKEVMKRNVPSAQAVDELIALIKEHRMWLDAGLDASL, from the coding sequence ATGAACCGCGCATCACGCCCCATCTCCGATAGCTACTCAGAGACCACGCACGTGGTGCTCCCCAACGACACCTACAACGCGCATGGAATGGCCGAGCAGCGCCGGCTCTTCTTCGGGTTGATGGTGCAGGAGTGCCCGGCGCCGGTGATCGTCGAGCGCGCTTATGGCGATATCAGCAACGACGCGCTCGTGCTCGAGTGCAGCACGGATATCGATCCGCTGCTGATCGATGGCCTCGTTGACGGCATCTTCATCGCTGATGAGAAGGGCGGACGAGAAGACCTTGTTCGCCGCACAGCCTTCGGCATCCTGCAAGCCACGCGCACCAGCAAGACCGAGTACATCAGCTGCCCGAGCTGCGGCCGCACGCTCTTCGACCTGCAAGAGACCACGGCGAAGACCCGCGCGCGCACCAGCCACTTGAAAGGCGTGAAGATCGGCATCATGGGCAGCATCGTTAACGGCCCCGGCGAGATGGCTGATGCCGACTTCGGGTGCGTAGGGACCGGAAATGGCGTTATTACCCTGTACCGCGATAAGGAAGTGATGAAGCGCAACGTGCCCAGCGCACAAGCCGTGGATGAGCTGATCGCGCTGATCAAAGAGCACCGGATGTGGTTGGATGCCGGCCTGGACGCTTCTCTGTAG
- a CDS encoding TonB-dependent receptor plug domain-containing protein: MMRKTLAALTLAASVPTMAQDATITGKVTDASTGEALIGVNVTYAPGKGVATDVNGVYLLQVPAGAARIAFSFVGYATRTEAITLVAGERRDLSIKLALGNAQLETVVISGGRYEQRIGEVTQSLSVLRPDIILNKNVVSLEQALDQVPGVVIVDEEPQIRAGSGFSYGAGSRVMVLVDDIPILSGDIGRPNWSFLPIENLEQVEVIKGASSVLYGSAALSGVINVRTAYPRAEPRTRATLFSGVYDTPGHAPAKWWDQNNPGISGASFYHSQQFGQLDLVIGGMAFRTKAMWGQSRCPRTPSPQTRTASAPAATTTARASMPTCAGAARAGRDSPSA; the protein is encoded by the coding sequence ATGATGCGAAAAACACTCGCTGCGCTCACGCTCGCTGCTTCCGTGCCCACCATGGCCCAGGACGCCACGATCACCGGCAAGGTCACCGATGCCTCCACCGGCGAGGCCTTGATCGGCGTGAACGTGACCTACGCTCCCGGAAAAGGCGTGGCCACCGATGTGAACGGCGTTTACCTCTTGCAGGTCCCGGCCGGGGCGGCGCGCATCGCCTTCAGCTTTGTGGGCTACGCCACGCGCACCGAGGCCATCACGCTGGTCGCCGGCGAACGGCGGGACCTGAGCATCAAGCTCGCGCTCGGCAATGCCCAGCTCGAGACGGTGGTGATCAGCGGCGGCCGTTACGAGCAGCGCATCGGCGAGGTCACCCAATCGCTCAGCGTGCTGCGGCCAGATATCATCTTGAACAAGAACGTAGTGAGCCTGGAGCAGGCGCTGGATCAAGTGCCCGGCGTGGTGATCGTGGATGAAGAGCCGCAGATCCGCGCGGGCAGCGGCTTCAGCTACGGCGCTGGCAGCCGCGTGATGGTGCTGGTGGACGATATCCCGATCCTCAGCGGCGACATCGGCAGGCCCAACTGGTCCTTCCTGCCGATCGAGAACCTCGAGCAGGTGGAAGTGATCAAGGGGGCATCATCGGTTCTCTATGGCAGCGCAGCGCTCAGCGGCGTGATCAATGTGCGCACGGCCTACCCGCGAGCCGAACCGCGCACGCGCGCCACGCTCTTCAGCGGGGTGTACGACACCCCGGGGCATGCACCCGCCAAATGGTGGGACCAGAACAATCCGGGCATCAGCGGCGCCAGCTTCTACCATAGCCAGCAATTCGGGCAGCTCGACCTGGTGATCGGGGGAATGGCGTTTCGGACCAAGGCTATGTGGGGCCAGAGCCGCTGCCCGCGGACACCATCGCCGCAGACCCGTACCGCATCGGCCCCGGCGGCTACGACCACCGCGCGCGCTTCAATGCCAACCTGCGCTGGCGCAGCAAGAGCAGGCCGGGACTCACCTTCGGCGTGA
- a CDS encoding SPOR domain-containing protein — MGLERDLHDLLFCHDCVIVPQWGGFLTHYRPARLDEARKLIHPPSKDLSFNRHLVRNDGLLADRLAKREGLAFDKATARIDAEVAEWRLALDRSGRLELPSIGIFYRDAEHNLQFDPDRRTNYLRDAYGLRPLAAVAVEPVRTKPAALPITKPQPAPEEIEDRKRPYLAWAAASAGILLIGAAAFWVVSNGPDGQAQWSGWAPWKSGPEPSYTAPAQAGFAPVNALAPFTLDTAGAGVREVVLDEESDVRMKVDWGRPVAALAAADTTHVALKPTTTDDSALRYHVVGGCFAQPENADKLLSELLSKGFPARRLRQRGQLHPVAIGSYASRDEAMAMLKAVRTNEGRSAWLLVR, encoded by the coding sequence ATGGGCCTCGAGCGCGACCTGCACGACCTGCTCTTCTGCCACGATTGCGTGATCGTGCCGCAATGGGGCGGCTTCCTCACGCACTACCGCCCGGCCCGCCTCGATGAGGCGCGAAAGCTCATCCACCCGCCTTCGAAAGACCTGAGCTTCAACCGGCATTTGGTGCGCAATGATGGGCTGCTGGCCGACCGCTTGGCCAAGCGCGAGGGCCTCGCTTTCGACAAGGCCACCGCGCGCATTGACGCCGAAGTGGCTGAGTGGCGGCTAGCGCTCGACCGCAGCGGCCGTTTGGAGCTGCCCAGCATCGGCATCTTCTACCGCGACGCCGAGCACAACCTGCAATTCGACCCCGACCGGCGCACCAACTACCTCCGCGATGCCTATGGGCTTCGGCCTTTGGCCGCTGTGGCCGTGGAGCCGGTGCGCACCAAGCCAGCCGCCCTGCCGATCACGAAGCCGCAGCCCGCTCCTGAGGAGATCGAGGATCGCAAACGCCCCTACCTGGCATGGGCTGCCGCCAGCGCAGGCATCCTGCTGATCGGCGCAGCAGCATTCTGGGTGGTCAGCAATGGGCCCGATGGACAGGCCCAGTGGAGCGGCTGGGCGCCGTGGAAGAGTGGCCCCGAACCTTCGTACACGGCACCAGCGCAAGCAGGTTTCGCACCTGTGAATGCGCTCGCGCCCTTCACGCTTGATACCGCTGGCGCGGGCGTTCGCGAAGTGGTCCTCGATGAAGAATCGGATGTGCGCATGAAGGTGGATTGGGGGCGGCCAGTTGCCGCCTTAGCCGCCGCCGACACCACGCACGTGGCCCTTAAGCCCACGACCACGGACGATTCGGCATTGCGCTACCATGTGGTCGGCGGCTGCTTCGCCCAGCCAGAAAACGCGGATAAGCTCTTGAGCGAGCTCCTCTCCAAGGGTTTCCCGGCTCGCCGGCTGCGCCAACGCGGTCAATTGCATCCGGTAGCCATTGGCAGTTACGCTTCTCGCGACGAGGCAATGGCCATGCTCAAAGCAGTGCGCACCAACGAGGGCCGCTCGGCCTGGCTGCTGGTCCGTTGA